The DNA window GACGCACTGAGACTCGTTCGATACTTTCCACCGACTCCAGGAGATATCCACCGATGAGCGATTTGATCGTCATCTCCAATCGGGTACCGCCGCCCGAGAGCGGCGAAGGCAACCAAGGCGGCCTCGCGGTCGGCCTGCTCAATGCACTGAAAAGTGGCAACGGCCTTTGGATGGGCTGGGGCGGGGAGATCGTCGAGGAAGGCGAACCCGAGCCGCCGCCCGCCGAGTACTCGTTCGGCGGGGTCGATTTCGCCACTTATCCGCTCAGCCGTGACGATTACGACAGCTACTACACCGGTTTCTCCAATGAAGTGCTCTGGCCACTGTTCCACTACCGCGTCGACAAGATGGCCTACGACCGCCGCAAGCGCAGCGGCTACTTCAGGGTCAACAGGATGTTCGCCGAACGGATCAGCAAGCGGATCACCAAACGGGCGCGGGTATGGGTGCATGACTACCATCTGATCGCGCTGGGCACCTACCTGCGCAAGCTGGCCCCCGACGTACCCATCGGCTTCTTCCTGCACACCCCCTTTCCCCCGTGGCAGGTGCTGCGGGTGCTGCCGGACTATGAAGAACTGCTCGAGGCCTTCACCGGCTACGACTTGATCGGCATGCAGACCGATGGAGATCGCGACAACCTGGTCCAGGCCCTGCGCCATGGGCTCGGCGCGGAAGTGGAAGGAGACCGCGTGCGCTACGGTGATCGCTGCGTCGACATCCGCACCTTCCCGATCTCGATCGACGTCGACGAAGTCGCAGCGCTCGCCGCCTCCGGGCGCGAGTCGCTGCCGAGCAGGCGGCTGTCACGCTCGTTGCTCGAGCGCCCGATGATCATCGGCGTCGACCGGCTCGACTACAGCAAGGGGATCCACCAGCGCTTCGCCGCCTTCGAGCGCACGCTCGAGCTCTACCCGCATCATCGCGACAAGGTGACCTACATGCAGATCGCGCCGCCGTCGCGGGTGGACGTCGACGAATACGTCGAGCTGCGCGCGGATCTCGAAGGGGTCGCAGGCCATATCAATGGGCGCTTCTCCGAGTTCGACTGGACGCCGCTGCGCTATCTCAATCGCGGCTATTCCCGCGAGGTGATCATGGGCTTCATGCGCCAGGCGCGGGTGGGATTGGTCACACCGCTGCGCGATGGGATGAATCTGGTGGCCAAGGAGTTCGTCGCCTCGCAAGCGGAGCAGGACCCTGGCGTGCTGATCATCTCCCATCTGGCCGGCGCTACCGCCGAGCTCGGCGATGGCGCACTGGTGTGCAATCCCAACGATATCGATGGCATGGCCGAGATGATCCATCGCGCGCTGACCATGCCGCTGGCGGAGCGCCAGGAGCGTTGGCGACGGATGATGGATACCCTACGCGGCTATGACATCCACCGCTGGGGCAACGATTTCATGCATGCGCTGGAGCGCCTGCCCAGCGCCAACGATGAAAGCTGAGTGGCAGATGACGCGCCTCGAGAAAACGGTATAACTATCGAATCAAGCCTTTAGCATGTCCCGTGGAAGCTTCTGCAACCGGCGCCATAGCTGCTCTACGCCCGGTTTATGCACCAGCGAACAGCGGTAGAGGCGAATCTCCAGCGGGATATCCCATCGCTCGTCTCCGGCGCGCACCAGCCGCTCGTTGGCGAGCTCTTCACGAATGCAGAAGTCGGGGATCCATGCGACCCCGGCTCCCTGCAGCGCCATCGCCTTCAGCCCCTCCGCCATCGCAGTCTCATACACCGTACGCAAGCGCAAACGCAGAGGATCGTTTTTCAGCATCAGCTTGATGCTGCGACCGAGCAGCGCATCCTGGGTATAGGCGAGAAACGGCAGCGAATTCTCGTCACCGTCGAGATCGAAGCGCGCCCGCCCGCCGTCTTCGGGCACGGAGACCGGCATCAGCTTGACCTGACCGATCGAGAACGACGGAAACGCCTCGTCGTCGAGCTGCATGTTGGCGTCAGGGTCGTAGTAGGCGAGCATCAGGTCGCAGTTACCCTCGCGCAGCAGATGGATCGCATCGCCCACGTTCATCGCCAGGAGTCGGGTCGGCAGCTCCCCCACACCCTTTTGCAGTCTTGAAATCCACTTCGGGAAGAACGCCAGCGCCAGCGAGTGGGCGGCGGCGACATCGAGCTTTTCGTTGGCCATCTCAAGGCCACGAAGATGCCCAAGGCACTCGCTGAGCTGCTCGACCAGGTTGCGCGCGGTGATCACGAACAGCTGCCCCTCCGGCGTCAGGCTCACCGGCGTGGTCGAACGATCGACCAGCACGGTACCGACGGCCTGCTCGAGTGAACGGATCCGGCGGCTGAACGCGGGCTGGGTGACGTGACGCTTGCGCGCCGCGGCAGAGAAGCTGCGCAGGGTTGCCAGCGCAACGAAATCCTCCAGCCACTTGGTTTCTAGGTTCATCTCAATCGACTCGAGTCATGGCGCGCAAGGCGCGATTGCTTCCATTCACTGGATCGGAGAAGCCAGGTAGGCCGCGCGCGACACCAGTTTTCGCCACAGCGGTCGATGGGTGATCTCACCGAGCGACACACGCCGGCAGTGGGCGAAATCTTCCGCCAGCATGGCTTCGACCTCGGCGGCGAAGCGATGGTCGATGACGTATCCGGTGATCTCGAAATTGAGCCGGAACGAACGGTTGTCGAGGTTCACGGTGCCGACCGCAGCGGTATGGTCATCGATCAGCATCACCTTCTGATGGAGAAACCCCGGCTGGTAGCGATGGATCTCTACCCCCGCCTGGATCATCTCGCCGAGAAACGAGAACGCCGAAAGATACACCAGCAGGTGATCCGGGCGCTCCGGAATCATGATCCGTACGTCGACCCCGCGCAATGCGGCGAGCTTGAGGGCGTCCTGCACGCTTTGGTCAGGCACGAAATAGGGGCTGGTGATCCAGAAGCGCCGCTTAGCGGTGTGGATCGCGTTCTGGATCAAAAGCCCAGCGGTCTCCAGTGGGTCGGCCGGCCCCGAGGGCACCACCACCACGTGCTGATCGCTCCCCTCGGCCGCCCGCGGGCGCCAGTCCAGGGCGAGGATCTCGTTGGTGGCCCAGTACCAATCCTCCCAGAACGCCTCCTGCAGCCCGAGTGCGCTGGGCCCTTCGAGCCGCAGGTGAGTATCGCGCCAGGCACCGACACTCGGCTTCTCACCGAGATACTCGCAACCGACGTTGAGCCCGCCCACCCAGCCCTCGCGGCCATCGACCACCAGCACCTTGCGGTGATTGCGGAAATTGACCTGGAGGCGGTGCGGCCAGCCCTTGGACGAGCCGAATGGCGTGACTTCCACCCCCGCATCGCGCAGCTCGGAAAGATAGCGCTCAGGAAGCTTGTGGCTGCCGATCTCGTCGAAGATGAAGCAGATCCGCACGCCGCGCTCGGCGCAGGCGATCAGCCGGCGCTTGAGCTCCTGCCCCAGGCGGTCGTTGCGAACGATGAAGAACTGGATCAGCACGTAGTCGGTAGCACGAGCGAGGCCATCGAACATGCTCTTGAACGAGGCATGCCCATCGATCAAAAGCTCGGCGCGATTACCCGAGGTCAGTGGCATCATCGCCAGCCGTTCGACCGCCCTCACCCGGCCATTGTGCGCCTCGAGATGCGGTAAAAACGGCTCGACCCGCTTGCCGAACCCCTCCAGCACACGGCGCAGCTCGCTGTCACGCTCTTCGCGCGCGCTGACGTAGCCATAGAAGCGTGGACGACCGAAAATCCAGAACGCCGGGACCGCGACGTAGGGAAAAGTGACCAGCGAGATCATCCAGGCAATCGCACCCTGCGAGGTACGGCTCGACATCAGTGCCGTGACGGCGGAAAACACCCCAAGCACGTGGATGATGACGATCAGCGTGCCGCCAATTATCGCTGTCATCGAGCTCCTCGACCGACCAATGGAGGGACGCCTGCGAATCAGACGGTTAGCGTGAGCTAGAGGATAACCGAGGGCTCCTTACGATTCATCCCACCACACCCCGGTATAGCGGCAAACAGCAGCCAATCGAGCGGTTCTTCAGGCCAGACAAGAAAGATAACGGTATAAAATCGCTTCAGTCCAAGCCCCGGACCAGAATCCGAAAGGTAGCCGTGCAAAACGCCCGGCAGCACTCCACCGCCGGCGCTCCGGCTAGCGCTGGCAATGCGGACAGCAATACAGCCGGCGCGAGGCCACCAGCCGTCGCCCGATCGGCGTGCCGCAGGCGTGGCACGGCTCCCCCGCCCGGCCGAACACCGCATGACGCCAGTGCCGGCGGGTCAGGCCCTGCGCGATCATCGGCTCACGCCAGGCCGCGAGGTTGGTCACCCCCG is part of the Halotalea alkalilenta genome and encodes:
- a CDS encoding alpha,alpha-trehalose-phosphate synthase (UDP-forming), with the protein product MSDLIVISNRVPPPESGEGNQGGLAVGLLNALKSGNGLWMGWGGEIVEEGEPEPPPAEYSFGGVDFATYPLSRDDYDSYYTGFSNEVLWPLFHYRVDKMAYDRRKRSGYFRVNRMFAERISKRITKRARVWVHDYHLIALGTYLRKLAPDVPIGFFLHTPFPPWQVLRVLPDYEELLEAFTGYDLIGMQTDGDRDNLVQALRHGLGAEVEGDRVRYGDRCVDIRTFPISIDVDEVAALAASGRESLPSRRLSRSLLERPMIIGVDRLDYSKGIHQRFAAFERTLELYPHHRDKVTYMQIAPPSRVDVDEYVELRADLEGVAGHINGRFSEFDWTPLRYLNRGYSREVIMGFMRQARVGLVTPLRDGMNLVAKEFVASQAEQDPGVLIISHLAGATAELGDGALVCNPNDIDGMAEMIHRALTMPLAERQERWRRMMDTLRGYDIHRWGNDFMHALERLPSANDES
- the cls gene encoding cardiolipin synthase — protein: MTAIIGGTLIVIIHVLGVFSAVTALMSSRTSQGAIAWMISLVTFPYVAVPAFWIFGRPRFYGYVSAREERDSELRRVLEGFGKRVEPFLPHLEAHNGRVRAVERLAMMPLTSGNRAELLIDGHASFKSMFDGLARATDYVLIQFFIVRNDRLGQELKRRLIACAERGVRICFIFDEIGSHKLPERYLSELRDAGVEVTPFGSSKGWPHRLQVNFRNHRKVLVVDGREGWVGGLNVGCEYLGEKPSVGAWRDTHLRLEGPSALGLQEAFWEDWYWATNEILALDWRPRAAEGSDQHVVVVPSGPADPLETAGLLIQNAIHTAKRRFWITSPYFVPDQSVQDALKLAALRGVDVRIMIPERPDHLLVYLSAFSFLGEMIQAGVEIHRYQPGFLHQKVMLIDDHTAAVGTVNLDNRSFRLNFEITGYVIDHRFAAEVEAMLAEDFAHCRRVSLGEITHRPLWRKLVSRAAYLASPIQ
- a CDS encoding LysR family transcriptional regulator, which produces MNLETKWLEDFVALATLRSFSAAARKRHVTQPAFSRRIRSLEQAVGTVLVDRSTTPVSLTPEGQLFVITARNLVEQLSECLGHLRGLEMANEKLDVAAAHSLALAFFPKWISRLQKGVGELPTRLLAMNVGDAIHLLREGNCDLMLAYYDPDANMQLDDEAFPSFSIGQVKLMPVSVPEDGGRARFDLDGDENSLPFLAYTQDALLGRSIKLMLKNDPLRLRLRTVYETAMAEGLKAMALQGAGVAWIPDFCIREELANERLVRAGDERWDIPLEIRLYRCSLVHKPGVEQLWRRLQKLPRDMLKA